Part of the Salinimonas lutimaris genome, CTGTAGCAACGCCAGCGAATAAAGCTGTTTGGCCAGCTCCATTTCGGTGTAAAAGCGATGAATACCATCATGACACTGCCGGCAAATGGCCACGCCCTGGTTTAACACCTCCCGGTTGAAGTGTTTTTTGTAATAAGAGCGGCGATGCATTTTTCGCGGGATCAGGTGGTGAAAAGTCAGCCGGGCCCGTCTTTCACACAGCGGACACTGCCCTACCGCCAGCCGTTTACTCATACCTCCTCCATAAATCCAAGCTGTTTATCTGCACGTAAAGAATAATCTTAATACACATAAAGTTACTGAGGTGGATAATGAGTTTAGCAACCCCAGCCCTGTTTCACTGCCCTTACTGCATGGAACCCAATGAGGTGGAAATCGATGAAGTCAATGATGCCGGACAAACTCAGGTGCTTGATTGTCAGGTATGTTGTCAGCCTATTGAAATGACCGTGCATGGTCGCGGCGAGGACATGACCGTTGAGGTGCGCCAGGAAAATGAATGATATCTGTATCACCCGCCAGGATATTGATAAATTTGAGCAGCGATACCGTGCCACTCTGATTAACGGCCTGTCCGGCTTTAAAAGTGCCAGCCTGATTGGCACCAGTGCTACCCGCGGGCAGCAGGAGAATCTGGCGGTTATCAGCTCGGTGGTCCACGTTGGGGCTAACCCGCCTTTACTGGGCATGATCATGCGTCCTCATACGGTGGTGCGCGATACGCTGGAAAATATCCAGGCAACCGGCGTCTATACTATTAATCATATTCATGAAAGCTGGACCGATAAAGCACACCAGACCAGCGCCCGGTACGACAAAGACCAGAGCGAATTCACGGCCACCGGTCTGACGCCCTGGTACAGCGATAACTTTGCCGCGCCTTATGTGGCACAGAGCCCGGTAAAGCTGGGCATGAAACTGGCTTCGGTGATACCTATTGAGCTGAATAATACACAACTGGTGATTGGCAGTATTGAACAGGTCTGGCTAAATAATGAACTGATTGAAGGTGACGGTAGTATCAATCTGACCGATGCCGGCATTGCCTGTATCAGCGGTCTGGATACTTACCTGTCCACCCGGCGTATTGCACGTTATGCGTATGCCAAGCCGGATAAACCACCGCAACAACTGCCCTAGGCGCGGGGCGGATTACATTACTGTAATTTGCAAAATTTTAGCGTACACTGATACTTAGAATGTTGTTAAACATTGCCTGACAGAAAAGCCAACCTGCCCGAACCGGCAGGTTTTTGTGTTTTAAGCGCCAGGTAAAAACAAATCATTATCGTTTACGAACACTGGAGTAAACCATGAAATCGGTAAACCGTCGGGACTTTTTACGTTTAGCTGGCTCTTCTGTGATTGGCATGACACTAGGCGGCGTGGCGCTGCGGGCCAATGCCCAGGAAGTACTCAGTGCAGATGATCCTACCGCCAAGGCACTAAAATACACTGCCAGCTCCACCGTGGACGGCGCCAACTGCGCCAACTGCATGTATATTCAGGGTGAAGAAGGCAAGGAGGAGCGCCCCTGCGCTATCTTCCCGGGTAAACTGATTAATAAAAACGGCTGGTGCAGTGCCTGGGTGAAACGTCCGGGCTAACCCTGATAGCGGTTTTTTATGGATGAACGCCGTAGCCTGCTTGCTGGCAGACTGCGGCGATCAATCTGCCAGTCTGATAAGACAACCTGCTGCCCGACCATCCACCTGGCCATCTTTTTGATATCTATCAGATTACCCCCGAAAATCTGGTTCTAAGCTGGCACGTATCATCCCGCTTCCCGAGTGCATGTATCCCCGTTGTGCGCTTGTTTTGCCCTGGTTATCGTCGCAGCCGCCTGATTCCTGATATAATCGCACCATCATTCATCATTGCAATTACACATGGCCTGGTTACAACTTCGTATTAACACCTCTGCTGAGCTGGCTGAACAGGTGGGCGGCATGCTCAGCGCCAATGGCGCGCAGGCAGTCACATTTCTGGATGCCAAAGATACCCCCATGTATGAACCCAAGCCGGGAGAGACCATGCTGTGGCCAGACACCCAGGTTGTCGGGCTGTTTGATGCCAGCCATGATATGAAAGGCGTTATCAGCCGGCTGGAGAATGCCCGGGTTCTGGGTAAAGGATTTTCCCACAAACTGGATCCACTGGAAGATAAGGACTGGGAACGGGAATGGATGGATAATTTTCATCCGATGCAATTTGGCCAGCGTCTGTGGATTTGCCCAAGCTGGCGTGAAGTACCTGATCCGGATGCGGTTAACGTTATGCTGGACCCGGGACTGGCCTTTGGTACCGGTACCCACCCTACCACGGCTTTGTGCCTGCGCTGGCTGGATGCACAGCACATTGACCAGCGCACGGTGGTAGATTTTGGCTGTGGCTCAGGCATTCTGGCGCTGGCGGCGCTGAAACTGGGTGCAGAGCGGGTTGTGGGTATTGATATTGACCCGCAGGCATTACAGGCCAGTGAGGAAAATGCCCGCCGTAATGAGGTGGCAGATCGCCTTGAAGTGTACCTGCCACAGCATCAGCCAGCACTTGAGGCTGATGTGGTCATGGCCAATATCCTGTCTGGTCCTTTACTGGAGCTGCGTGAGGTCATCACCAGCTTTTGTAAACCGGGCGGACGTCTGGTGCTGTCAGGTATTCTGGCAGAACAAGTCAGTGCCATTGAAAGCGCCTACCAGACAGATTTTGATCTGGAAACCAGCGAAATTGAGGGTGACTGGGCTCGCGTTTCCGGCATCCGTCGCATCTAAGTAGCTACTCTGTCGCATATAATTTCATCATGAGCCGAGCATAGATTCGGCTCATCCCTTGCTGCGCCTGCTCTACAACGCAAATTGTTTTATTAGTGTCAAGAGCAAAACCATAAATTTTGTGTGAATTTTAGCCTTTTCATGGGTAGTGAAAATGCGTACACTTAGCGCCCCGTTTTAGCCGAGTGCTCAATTTCCGCACAACCTTGGATTGTTAACCTATGCAGATTGGTCCTTACAAACTGGATAACAATTTAATGTTAGCGCCGATGGCAGGCGTGACAGACCGTCCTTTCAGGCAGCTTTGTCGCCGCATGGGAGCCGGTTTAGTGGTTTCAGAAATGCTGTCGAGCAATCCCAAGGTATGGAACACCCAAAAATCTATGCAACGCATGGATCATACCGGTGAGGAAGGTATTCGCTCAGTTCAGATCGCAGGTGCTGATCCTGAACTGATGGCACAGGCGGCCCGCTTTAATGTTGAGAACGGTGCGCAAATCATCGATATCAATATGGGCTGTCCGGCCAAGAAAGTGAATAAAAAGCTGGCGGGCTCTGCGTTACTGCAATATCCCGACTTGGTTGAATCCATTGTTCAGTCAGTGGTCAGCGCGGTCGATGTACCGGTTACGCTGAAGATCCGTACGGGCTGGAACACAGATAATCGCAATGGTGTAGATATTGCACGCATTGCTGAGCAAAACGGCATTCAGTCACTGGCAGTTCATGGCAGAACCCGTGCCTGTATGTATAAAGGGGAAGCGGAGTACGACACTATCGCCCGGATAAAGGAAGCGATATCCATTCCGGTGATTGCAAACGGTGACATTACTTCCCCGCAAAAAGCACAAGAAGTGCTCAAATATACTGGTGCTGACGGAGTGATGATAGGCCGCGGAGCTCAGGGTAATCCATGGATTTTTAAACAGATCCTGCATTTCCTTGAAACCGGCGAGAACCTGCCTGAGCCCCCGTTGTCAGAACAGCATCAGGTTTTACACGAACACGTTGCAAACGTGCATGCCTTTTATGGCGATGTCATGGGCGCTCGTATTGCCCGTAAGCACGTGGGCTGGTATCTGGCGGAACATGATAAGGAACGCCTGTTTCGCAAAACGTTCAATGGTATTGAGCAAGCTGATTTACAGCTCAACGCACTTGACGATTATTTTCAAGCGCTGCAGAAGCGGGAAACGCGACAGATTTCTCCTGCAGCATAGTGATGACTAACTTATAGAGCAAGAAAGTATTATGTTCGATCAAAATGTGACTTCTCCGTTTACTACGACAGTAACAACGCCTTCTCAAACTCAAGCTCAAAAGCCTCTGCGTGACTCTGTTAAGCAAGCAGTTAACAAGTACCTGAAGCAGCTGGACAATGCGAACATCGATAACTTATATGAATTGGTGCTGGCCGAAGTAGAAGCACCGCTGCTGGAAGAAGTCATGACTTATACCCGCGGCAATCAGACACGCGCTGCGATCATGATGGGCATCAATCGCGGTACGCTTCGCAAAAAGCTGAAACAGTACGGCATGAACTAAAATCCTGAGGGCTTCGGCCCATTTCAAAGAGCACCCCACCCGGTGCTCTTTTTGTTTCACACACTGAAAAAGTAGCAAAACAACATTATGCAAACACCTAAACCTATCAAACGCGCGCTGTTAAGTGTTTCGGACAAAACCGGTATTGTTGAATTCGCTGAGGCCCTGCATCAGGCAGGCGTAGAGCTGTTATCAACCGGTGGCACAGCCAAACTGCTGAGCCAGGCAGGCCTGCCAGTCAAAGAAGTATCTGATCACACCGGTCACCCTGAAATTATGGACGGTCGGGTTAAAACGCTACATCCTAAAATTCATGGCGGCATTCTGGGTCGTCGCGGTCAGGACGAAAGCGTCATGGCACAAAATGAAATTGCCCCGATTGATTTGGTAGTGGTGAATCTGTATCCGTTTGCCGCCACCGTGGCAAAAGAAGACTGCACGCTGGAAGATGCGATTGAAAACATCGATATTGGCGGCCCGACGATGGTGCGCGCAGCAGCCAAGAACCACAAAGATGTAACGATTGTGGTGAATGCCGACGATTATGCCCGGATACTGGAAGAGATGAGCCGTAACGAAGGTTCACTGGATTATCAAACCCGTTTTGATCTGGCCATTAAAGCCTTTGAGCATACCGCTGAATATGACGGCATGATAGCCAACTACTTTGGCGCCCGCCTGGATTCGGTGGAATGCGAAGACGACTGTGACCACGAGCACAGCGAGTTTCCACGTACCTTTAACATGCAGCTGACCAAAAAGCAGGACCTGCGTTATGGCGAGAACAGCCATCAGGAAGCCGCTTTTTATGTAGAAAATGACATTCAGGAAGCCTCCGTAGCCACCGCCCGTCAGCTTCAGGGTAAAGAATTATCATTTAATAATATTGCCGATACTGATGCTGCCCTTGAATGTGTGAAAGAATTTGAACAGCCTGCCTGTGTCATTGTAAAACACGCCAACCCGTGTGGTGTGGCCGTGGGTGAGGATATCCTTGGTGCCTACGAGCGTGCTTATCAAACCGACCCGACTTCGGCCTTTGGCGGCATTATTGCCTTTAACC contains:
- a CDS encoding HNH endonuclease — encoded protein: MSKRLAVGQCPLCERRARLTFHHLIPRKMHRRSYYKKHFNREVLNQGVAICRQCHDGIHRFYTEMELAKQLYSLALLQQDEKLARYFEWVGKQSIKV
- a CDS encoding CPXCG motif-containing cysteine-rich protein; the encoded protein is MSLATPALFHCPYCMEPNEVEIDEVNDAGQTQVLDCQVCCQPIEMTVHGRGEDMTVEVRQENE
- a CDS encoding flavin reductase family protein; the protein is MNDICITRQDIDKFEQRYRATLINGLSGFKSASLIGTSATRGQQENLAVISSVVHVGANPPLLGMIMRPHTVVRDTLENIQATGVYTINHIHESWTDKAHQTSARYDKDQSEFTATGLTPWYSDNFAAPYVAQSPVKLGMKLASVIPIELNNTQLVIGSIEQVWLNNELIEGDGSINLTDAGIACISGLDTYLSTRRIARYAYAKPDKPPQQLP
- a CDS encoding high-potential iron-sulfur protein codes for the protein MKSVNRRDFLRLAGSSVIGMTLGGVALRANAQEVLSADDPTAKALKYTASSTVDGANCANCMYIQGEEGKEERPCAIFPGKLINKNGWCSAWVKRPG
- the prmA gene encoding 50S ribosomal protein L11 methyltransferase; translation: MAWLQLRINTSAELAEQVGGMLSANGAQAVTFLDAKDTPMYEPKPGETMLWPDTQVVGLFDASHDMKGVISRLENARVLGKGFSHKLDPLEDKDWEREWMDNFHPMQFGQRLWICPSWREVPDPDAVNVMLDPGLAFGTGTHPTTALCLRWLDAQHIDQRTVVDFGCGSGILALAALKLGAERVVGIDIDPQALQASEENARRNEVADRLEVYLPQHQPALEADVVMANILSGPLLELREVITSFCKPGGRLVLSGILAEQVSAIESAYQTDFDLETSEIEGDWARVSGIRRI
- the dusB gene encoding tRNA dihydrouridine synthase DusB, encoding MQIGPYKLDNNLMLAPMAGVTDRPFRQLCRRMGAGLVVSEMLSSNPKVWNTQKSMQRMDHTGEEGIRSVQIAGADPELMAQAARFNVENGAQIIDINMGCPAKKVNKKLAGSALLQYPDLVESIVQSVVSAVDVPVTLKIRTGWNTDNRNGVDIARIAEQNGIQSLAVHGRTRACMYKGEAEYDTIARIKEAISIPVIANGDITSPQKAQEVLKYTGADGVMIGRGAQGNPWIFKQILHFLETGENLPEPPLSEQHQVLHEHVANVHAFYGDVMGARIARKHVGWYLAEHDKERLFRKTFNGIEQADLQLNALDDYFQALQKRETRQISPAA
- the fis gene encoding DNA-binding transcriptional regulator Fis — protein: MFDQNVTSPFTTTVTTPSQTQAQKPLRDSVKQAVNKYLKQLDNANIDNLYELVLAEVEAPLLEEVMTYTRGNQTRAAIMMGINRGTLRKKLKQYGMN
- the purH gene encoding bifunctional phosphoribosylaminoimidazolecarboxamide formyltransferase/IMP cyclohydrolase, producing the protein MQTPKPIKRALLSVSDKTGIVEFAEALHQAGVELLSTGGTAKLLSQAGLPVKEVSDHTGHPEIMDGRVKTLHPKIHGGILGRRGQDESVMAQNEIAPIDLVVVNLYPFAATVAKEDCTLEDAIENIDIGGPTMVRAAAKNHKDVTIVVNADDYARILEEMSRNEGSLDYQTRFDLAIKAFEHTAEYDGMIANYFGARLDSVECEDDCDHEHSEFPRTFNMQLTKKQDLRYGENSHQEAAFYVENDIQEASVATARQLQGKELSFNNIADTDAALECVKEFEQPACVIVKHANPCGVAVGEDILGAYERAYQTDPTSAFGGIIAFNRTLDAATAQAIVDRQFVEVIIAPAIDEAAQQVVAAKKNVRLLACGDWHGQLTDGYDFKRVNGGLLVQERDFGMVEAEDLQVVTKRQPTEDELRDLMFCWKVAKYVKSNAIVYCKDGMTIGVGAGQMSRVYSAKIAGIKAADENLEVAGSVMASDAFFPFRDGIDAAAAAGIKAVIQPGGSMRDEEVIAAADEHGIAMVFTGMRHFRH